Genomic window (Salvelinus fontinalis isolate EN_2023a chromosome 3, ASM2944872v1, whole genome shotgun sequence):
GCTATATAacaccttcctctctcctctcccaggctctctgtgtgtctcctacCTATGAGCTGGCCCTGCAGACGGGGAAGGTCATTGAGCAGATGGGGAAGCACTACTCAGAGGTCAAACTAGTCTACGCCATCAGAGGAAACAAACGTAAGTCTACAACGGAGTCCTTTTAAAGTCTCAACTGATTTTACTGTGTTTCAAACCGAGTGAGAAACACTAGTATGACTGTTTTATCACAATGAGCTGACCAGGTTAATCATCCACCAGTTGTTGTAACTGTGGTgaaaaggacaatgtgaaaaggGGAAtattctcttttcttctctccccAGTGCCGAGAGGTACTCAGCTCCAGGAGCAGGTCGTGATAGGGACGCCAGGCACCATGCTGGACTGGTGTCTGAAGTTCAAGTTCATCGACCCCAAGAAGATCAAAGTGTTTGTCCTGGACGAAGCTGACGTCATGATCGCTACACAGGGTCATCAGGACCAGAGTATACGCATTCAGAGGTACACACATTGACCCCttagtcttctctctctgtttcaggaAGTAAAGTTCTAAAACCCACCCACCACACTgaccccttttctccctctcagGATGCTACCCAAACAGTGCCAGATGCTGCTATTCTCGGCCACATTTGAGGAGACGGTGTGGAACTTTGCCCAGCGCATCGTCCCAGACCCCAACATCATCAAGCTGAAACGGGAGGAGGAGACGCTGGACACCATCAAGCAGTACTACGTCCTCTGTAACAGCAAGGAGGAGAAGTTCATGGCCCTCTGCAACATCTACGGAGCCATCACCATCGCTCAGGCTATGATCTTCTGTCATGTGAGTTATTCCACTTAATCAACGGGATCATGAGTAAGTTGTTTTAGTAAGGGGATTTGTAGATCGGTGAGTGCACACTGTGTTACTTAGCCACAGGTAAGTGTTGAGGAAATGTTTAATTCACAACTGTCAGGAGTTAAATCTGATAATGTTAATGGATGTAAGCAGCATGGCAAGATGAGAAGCTGTTACCATGCTGCCTGGTACCTATTTAATCATCTCAGATCTACACTAGGAGCTACGGGTTACCTTTTCAGTGGCTAGGGGGTGGATTTGGGATgtgctgtttctctctgtgtacTTTATCCTTCTTGTCTCATTCCCGCTCAGACCAGGAAAACGGCGGGGTGGTTGGCAGGGGAGCTGTCCCGGGAGGgacaccaggtggcgctgctcaGTGGTGAGATGCAGGTGGAGCAGAGAGCTGCTGTCATCGACCGCTTCCGAGATGGAAAGGAGAAGGTCCTGGTCACCACCAACGTCTGTGCCAGAGGTAACTCAACCAATCAATCTATTGGTCTTTATTTAAAggcccagtctgtaatgtttCCAGATGGTTTTGATCATGTTTATTAATGGTATACCTTGAGGAGTTTCACATTAAGGAGAGGGCCCTTTTTAGCTCGTGATTAAAAAGTAAGTGTTCAACTCTTCTTCACGTGGACGTAGACTGACATTACATTAATACACGGGTCTTCATTTTAATTATTTTTAGTATTCTTCACCTGGGTAATTATTGGATATGTTGTACACGAATTCTATGTTTGGTGTGTCCATCCACCTCTTCTAATCTGACCATTTGACTCTCCCTCCAGGTATTGACGTGGAGCAGGTTTCCGTGGTGATAAACTTTGACCTGCCGGTGGACAGAGACGGTAACCCGGACAACGAGACGTACCTTCATCGGATTGGCCGCACGGGTCGTTTTGGGAAGCGGGGATTGGCCATCAACATGGTGGACAGCAGGTTCAGCATGAACGTCCTAAACAAGATCCAGGATCACTTCAGTAAGTCAGGATGTCTgaataaatcatttatttattgacCTTTCAAATAAAATTAGCTACCTCCCAAAGGATTTTCAAACTTTGAGGTCTGTTTTCCCAGACAAGGATTAAGCCTAATATGGACTAGAAAAGCACTTTCCATGAAGATTGTTCTTTGCTTTTTGGTCCAGGACTAGGCTAAATCATGTCTGAAAAACCCTCCCCAACAGTGTGACAATCTTAACAATGACCTTATCCTCACTAACCATCCATAGATAAGAAGATCGAGAAGCTGGACACAGATGATCTGGATGAGATAGAGAAAATCGCCGGCTGAAAAGAGTTCAGAACCACAAGACTGCTCTAGTccccctccctcttcctgctTCTCCCAGACCCCCCCCGCCCCTCCCCTCGGACTGTTATCATAGtgtctttaatttttttaaatttagcGTTGGAGAGAAGAGCAACGCCACAACACAGCTATAATGTTTACATGTGGTTAAATGTCTAATCTCAGATATGTTTTTATAAGTCTCTGAAACGTTCCCGTTTCACTCTTTGTACTTCTTAATGAATAAAGTTTATAATATTAGCTAACATTTTTCATTTGTATATGTGCATTGTTATGGTGGTAGGCTTATGAAAAACATGTTGTTTCTTTGCAATTCACATGTTATTACTGCCAGTATCTTCCCTGTTTATGCAGTTATTTTGGTGGAATGGAAACAAGCCCTCTTATTTTATATAAAGATATTTTTGTTTAACCCAGTCCCTGAATGAAATCTCAAGGAGAGAATAGAGCATAATTAGGAAAATAAGCTGAATACTTTAAGATTTTAGATATGTGAATGTTTTGCAATGAATACAATATTTCTAATAAGTAGTACAAAGAGTGAAATAGATGTTTTGAGCAGTCTTTGTTTTTAAAAATCATAATCACTTTGAGATGGTgatggttaggggtcaggggtcatgcAAACTTGTATCAACCTTTCTGCGTGCCACTACAATAGTGCAGTGTTCAAATCACATAACATCCGATTTGTTCGTTTTCAGGATTTTCCCTCAAAATAGCAaaaggggatatggagagaaCGTAAGTTTTACTACATGTTGTGACCAATAAAGTACAGGTAAATTAAACGATATAAAAGTGTAATTTAGACATCCAACCATTCATCTCAACCTCAATGTTTTTTTAAAATCAATTAGAAAACAACACAGACCTCGAAACATTGTTTCTTAAATCATCTCACAGTGGAGTTTTTGTCATTGTTAGGTATGTTATCGTTCATATCTGATTGACCATGTACCTGGAGACTCACCTGTCAAGATGTTAGCTATTGGTCAGATTTTTATTAACACACTCACTGATGTCCCCATCTCAGAATCCGGAGGAAGAAGTTTGACTTTCTGGTCACACCATTGTGTTTTAATTGAAAACTCCACCCACAAAATGTATCTTTTTGTagttgtttcattagtccattgatAATGTAGTCACAAAATATGTCAGCAATGAAGTTTTCAAGATGTACATAAATAATACAGCCAGTATGAACCATTTTccatcataccggctgtatttatGTATTTGGATATTTATACATCTTAACTTGATTTCTGACATGCAAAATGTTTTGGGACTACATcaataatgaaacaaataccaaaatggAGACATTTAGTAAAAGGTCATTAACTCATTACGATTGTGAGGGGCTGCAAAAAATACGGGGAAACTACCGTGAGATTGAATTACCCAACaatgccttgctcaagtgcaTTTTCTGTACAATATTGATATTTATTTTCAACGATATTATTGGCTCAACATTCAGAGTTATGACTTGAAATGTCATATTTGACATATGACCACCTCACCCTGAGTGTAGAATGTGTGATTTGAGGCTAAATGCTTATGTGACTAAAGATGCCTATAAGTCTCACTGTGGGACAGTTTAACAGGCACAGATTCAGCCTAAACCTGTACTTAAAAGCATTTTCAATTGAGATTCTCCATTGAGTTTGTTTTTTAGTCCGGCATTAGGCTTGATTTGTGTCTGAGAAACCACCCATATGTGTTTATTAAGTACTGAGATGCATGGACAGACAGATACAAATAAAACCTTGTATATACAGTACTTGCTACATTAGGCCAAAGAAATTTGAATGAAAAGTGTGGCTGAATGATTGACTTATAGTCACCTAAAAGCATTTCTTACCAACTGAAATGTTGATACACCTATAGCTTCTTGGCATTATAGTGAATTAACATTAACGGGTGACTTTTCAAAACGACCTGTATTTGGAGAACTTTCAGAGGTGGCCTTGATATAATGACATGAGAACTGTTTGTTTTTGAATGAGGCTGGAGTTGTGTTTGGTCAATCAGAGTTTATCCTCTACAGAACCTCACTTTCTACTGTTCTGTTAACTGTTCGGAACGGTTCAATTAACATTTAACTGTTCAGTTCTGTTAGCTAACTGTTTGTGGGACTTTTCTTAGCAAGTCACAGTGAATATCTGGGTGTGTGTTATTGAATGGGGAAAATGCAGCCAATTTTTGAGAATCACTGATGTtaaattgaataacatgttattgttctcttggtcagggaaatgtgtatatatgcagttaGATTTGGACATATGGATGTCTACTTATGAGTGTTCTGAGTGCACTTTGTTGAGTTGGCCCACTATTTACCAGTCTGTACACAACACTCCTACCAAACTGTTgttttggtcaacaacaaaaaaacaagttaccaatTTCCTCAATTATTAATAAAACGTTTAAAGTTAGGGTTGGTTGGTTGTTCGTATGTCTTAATCTacactttggtgtgtgtgtgttgtgggggtgtgtgtggatgaatgatGAGACTTTCCAGAAACATTTCTGCCATCAAAATGTGTCAAGGCGTTGTTAGCTTTTGTCCTTCTGGTCATATACAGAGAGATGATATGTATCCTACTGTAGTAGGCCCAGAGCAGACtagtgtctgagtgttgtagatAGACACAACAGGCTATAAGTACAGCCGATGTGGGTGTTATCAGAGACGCAGCAGAGAGAACGAGACGGGCAGCCTCACAGCTTAACTTGACTTCCTCCTTAATCACTCAACTGTGGTTGGGGTCcatgtacactaccagtcaaaagtttggacacacctactcattcaagggtttttcttcatttttttttactattttctacattgtagaataatagtggagacatcaaaactatgaaataacacatatggaatcatgtaaccaaaaaaaagtgttaaacaaatcaaaatatattttatgtttgagattcttaaaaggagccaccctttgccttgacagctttgcacactcttggcattctctcaaccagcttcacctggaatgcttttccaccagttttgaaagagttcccacatatggtgagcacttgttggctgcttttccttcactctgcggtccgactcatcccgaaccatctcaattggattgagatcgggtgattgtggaggccaggtcatctgatgcagcgccatcactctccttcttggacaaataccccttacacagcttggaggtgtgttaggtcacacaaatgatagtcccactaaggccaaactcacaaagacacagcagttgaaccaaaaatcgcaaatttggactcatcagaccaaagaacagatttccaccggtctaatgtccattgctcgtttcttggcccaagaaagtctcttcttgttattgttgtcctttagtatgtgttttatattttataaatttgcaaacatttctaaaaacctgtttttgttttgtcatcgggtattgtgtatagcttgatgagggaaaaaacgatttaatcaattttagaataaggctgtaaagtaacaaaatattgaaaaagtcaaggggtctgaatacttcccgaaggcactgtatacacacactgtATGCTTCCCTTTCCTCTATCACTCAAGTGTGGTTGGGGTCCTATACAGTGGTGGAGAAAGtgctcaattgtcatacttgagtaaaagttaagataccttaatagaaaatgacttgagtgacattaatttactccaattagggaaggagtggttaggggaaaataatgaaggaaaaaaataaagaaaaatgacTCAAAGTAAAAAAGGAAGTCACCCAAtcaaattctacttgagtaaaagtagaaATGTATCtatttttaaatgtacttaaggaCAGTGgcagaaaaaaatacaaaattgtcatacttgagtgaaagtaaatactatacatcaaattccttgtattaagcaaaccagacagttCCCACATaaactgagcacttgttggctgcttttccttcactcggcggtccgactcatcccaaaccatctcaattgggttgaggtcggtgattgtggaggccagatcatctgatgcaacactccattactctccttcttggtcaaatagcccttaaacagcctggaggtgtgttgggtcattgtcctgtggaaaaacaaatgatagtctcactaagcccaaaccagatgggatggcgtattcctgcagaatgctgtggtagccatgctggttaagtgttctaaataaataaatcactgacaatgtcaccagcaaagcaaccccacaccataacacctcctcttccatgcttcactaTGGTAAATATACATGtggagattatccgttcacccacactgcttctcacaaagacacagcggttagaaccaaaaatctccattttggactccagaccaaaggacagatttccaccggtctaatgtccattgctcgtgtttcttggcccaagcaagtctcttcttattattggtgtcctttagtagtggtttctttgcagcaattcgaccaatTCGACCTgactcacgcagtctcctctgaacagttgatgttgagatgtgtctgttacttgaactctgtgaagcatttatttgggcagcaatatGAGGtactgttaactctaatgaacgtatcctctgcagcagaggtaactctgggtcttcctttcctgtggcggtcctcataagagctagtttcatcatagcgcttcatggtttttgcaactgcacttgaagaaactttcaaagttcttgaaattttacgtattgactgaccttcatgtcttaaagtaatgatggactgtcgtttctctttgcttatttgagctgttctttccataatatggacttggtcttttaccaaatagggctatcttctgtatacccccccaccTTGTTATAACACAACCAATTGGCTCAAatgtattaagaaggaaataaattccacaaattcaattttaagaaggcacacctaataattgaaatgctttccaggtgactacctcatgaagctggttgagagaatgccaagagtgtgcaaagctgtcatcaaggcaaaggatggctatttaaagaatctcaaatataacatatattatttatttgtttaacactgttttggttactacatgattccacatgtgtcatttcatagttctgatgtcttcactattattctacaatgtggaaaatagtaaaaaaaataagaaaaacccttgaatgagtaggtgttctaaaacttttgaccagtagtgtgtgtatatatatatatatatatatatatatatatatatatatatatatataatatatatatatatatatatatatctcccaTTCCTCCTTGATCACTCAACTGTGGTTGGGGTACCATATATATATATCCGATTCCTCCTTCCTTTGCAAACTGTTGGAGTGAAGGCGCTGTGCACACTCTACAGCCAAACAATAACTTCTTTGAAAGAGGTTTAAAACTTTTATAAAGTAAGAAATGATTACAATTTATTAAAGAGACTGTACAAAACTAGTTATATCCATTTAGGGGACCGTTTAGGCTTGAGAGCATCCCCAGAGTACAATGCGCTGTACATATCATACTTGATCAAGCATCATACTTGTTCAGCACATCAACATTCAATCGTACTGTGTTAAATACAAATGAAATGAAAGTCAAAAAGATACTACAGGGTACATGCTGTGACCTGGTGGTTTGGGTGTCACCCTGACAGCAGTGACATCAGATTCCCTCTGCAGTATAAAACCCTGGTGAGGAGGCAGTGTCATGTCAGACGCCCTTGTGTGTTAGCAGTCTTTAGCTCGCTCATCATGCGTGAAATTGTACATCTACAGATTGGACAGTGTGGAAATCAGATAGGCTCTAAGGTAAATGTACTGTTTACTATTCAAGTTAgttaaaagtattttttttattcactGAAGGGttgataaattaacagttttataTTCAAAGgggttaaatgtattttttattcagCGAAGGTTTGATAAATTAAATGTTGTATATTCAAAGGGGTTAAATGTGTTTTTTACTCACTGAATGGTTGATAAATGAACTGTTTTATATTCAGATGGattaattgtgttttttaaacactATACATGCTTTAGCTCTATGCTATCTTGATTCCAATCACAGTATATATACTTCTACTGcaaatacaatatatatacatatatacttcCACTGCAAATGCAGTATATATAATTCCACtagaaataaaatatatatacttccactgcaaatacagtatatatacttcCACtagaaataaaatatatatacttccactgcaaatacaatatatatatactttatttACATGCAATGAGACTTAGAAACTGGTACAGTAGGGTATGTTACTTGATGATAATGTTGATGCCTTTCATATACTAATCACAGAGTAGTAAAGCACAACATACCTATACATGTCAACCAATTGGCCTTCTCTTGAGTGTaatctatatattttttcatgTTTGAAACAGTGTATATTGAACAAGTTATTGGGTGCTGGCACGTTGCCTGCCGTGGTGGTTGTTGAGTGTGAGTGACAGGGAGGTCCCCAAGGGGCACTCTGCTCAGAGATAAGGAGGAAGTAGCAGAAGGCAGCACATTGAAGGGTGGGACATTGTTATCATGGCTGCTGCTGAGGACAAGCAAGAGCAACTGTATGATGCGTTAGATTTTAGCTACAGTTCACCACTATGGATGGCTCACACGTCATCATAATATGTGTATTGGGGCATCTGATGGGGTCTGGGGGAGTTATCATTAGGGCCTGAGTTTTTCCTGGTTCTGTGTTTTTCTTGGGCAGGTCACGCTCAAAATATACAACACGGATATATAGCTTTACTGTGTATCAATGTCTTTACAGTTTTGGGAGGTGATCAGCGAGGAGCATGGAATCAGTGCTACAGGAATGTATGAGGGGGATGATCCTCTTCAGCTGGAGAGGCTCAACGTCTACTTCAACGAGGCAAACGGTAAGAGAAATGGATACATTATTGAAAAATAAAGAGAGTTCTTCAGTCCACAGGACTATCAAGATATATTATCTTGGACCAAATGCAAATAATTTATGACATGTTCATTTGTTCTTCCAGGTGGTAAATATGTTCCCCGGGGCCTGCTCCTTGACCTAGAACCAGGGACCATGGACAGTGTCAGGGGTAGCCGCATAGGAGCTCTCTTCAGGCCAGATAACTTTATACACGGTGAGAGTAACTGTACATCTAATCAAAGTTATTGATGACAGAAACGGTAGATCTAATCAAAGGAATTGATGACAGAAACTGTACATCTAATCAAAGTTATTGATGACAGAAACTGTACATCTAATCAAAGTTATTGATGACAGAAACTGTACATCTAATCAAAGTTATTGATGACAGAAACTGTACATCTAATCAAAGTTATTGATGATGATGGAAACTCAATAATAATACTCTTTTGACACTATTGTAATATGCATACTGTATCTTAAAGGGATATTTCACTTTTTTACGTTTAAAGTGGCACTCCAGTCTCATTTTCAACTCATTTAACACACGATTTACTtcacaaaaggcacatctcaataggtggtccaggtcAGTGTAGGTTCCTTTATTGTTCCTCAAGGAGGGAGGCCAATGACATCACGGATTCCTGTCAGACCAAGTCCTTGAATGCACTACACCTTGAAGGTTGCAGTTGTGCATAATTTACTGTATTTCTATTTGGGATATCGCAGTAAATGTTCAGAAATCGCTGGagaacttcttatttacaatgtaaGTTAGTTGCACTAACTTGATGGGCACAATTCTCTTTCTGCCGGTTTCTATGGAATAGGAAACTCTGGTGCTGGGAACAACTGGGCCAAGGGTCACTATACAGAGGGAGCAGAGCTTGTGGACACTGTGATTGACAGGGTGCGTCAGGAGAGCGAGGGATGCGACTGCCTTCAAGGCTTCCAGTTCGTCCACTCCCTAGGTGGCGGGACGGGGTCCGGCATGGGCACCCTCATCATCAACAAGATCCGCGAGGAGTACCCCGATCGCATCATGACCAGCTTCAGTGTCCTGCCCTCGCCAAAGGTGTCAGACGTCGTAGTGGAGCCCTACAATGCCACGCTGTCCATCCACCAGCTCCTAGAGAACACGGATGAGACCTTCTGCATTGACAACGAGGCTCTCTATGACATCTGCTTCCGTACGTTGAAGCTCACCAACCCGACCTACGGTGACCTGAACCACCTGGTGTGCATGACCATGAGCGGGGTCACGACCTCCCTGAGGTTCCCAGGCCAGCTCAACGCCGATCTGAGGAAGTTAGCTGTCAACATGGTGCCCTTTCCCCGCCTCCACTTCTTCATGTCGGGCTTTGCACCTCTCACAGCTCGCGGCAGCCAGAAGTACCGTACCCTCTCCGTGCCCGAGCTCACCCAGCAGATGTTTGATGCCCGTAATATGATGACCGCCTGCGATCCCCGAAGAGGGCGCTATCTGACCGTGGCTGGGATGTTCCGTGGCAAGATGTCCACCAAGGAAGTGGACGAACAGATGCTGATGATGCAACAGAGGAACAGCAACTACTTTGTGGACTGGATCCCTCACAACTGTAAAGTATCCGTATGTGACATCCCACCTCGGGGGCTCACAATGGCCTCCACCTTCATTGGCAACAACACGGCCATTCAGGAGATATTCCGTCGTGTAGGAGACCAGTTCTCACTCATGTTCAGGCGCAAGGCCTTCCTGCACTGGTACACTGGCGAGGGCATGGACGAGATGGAGTTCACAGAGGCAGAGAACAATCTGAATGACCTGGTGTCCGAGTACCAGCAGTACCAGGATGCCACGGCTGACGAGGGTTGGGGGCCCGAGGAGGTGTCTGGGGAAAAGTCGGCTTCACCGGCTGCAACGAGAGTTCAGAGTACGGAAGTTACGACGATGGAGACTGTGACAGAGACTATTGAAACCATTGAGACTATAGCTGAGTAGATGTGGCATCATATGTTGTGTGGAAGAATCATGTCGTCACTGTCTTCTCGGTTCTGAGCAGCAAGGCTGTGTCTGGAAGCTTCAACAAGAGTTTTTCCTGATAGTTTATAATAAGGGCCCAGGGTTTTTCCAGGTCAGGTCATGAGGTCAGAAAGAACTTCTGGCCCTACTCTAGTATTTGTGTCATAGTGTCCAAAGGAGATATCAGGATAATTGCCTGTTTAATGAAATGTACAGTGTGGTAATAGAGAGCTGTAATGCAGTGTCAATTGTCTGCATTTGTATACTGATGTAGGCCtatttcatgttttttttaatgaaactGAATAGATCAGGAAAGAATCTGTCTGACAAATATAGATAACAAATTCTGTCAATGTTGTAATGTAGACTACCAGATTTCCCAAACTTGATTGAGATCATATGCAAATTAAAAAAGCTGTATTTAAAAAGGGGAGTATAATGTTCTATTTGCTAATTATTTTGTGCCTCAGCAATTTTATCAATGTATTCAGTGTGATATTGTGAACCATTTGTATTATATTAAATATTATTAAAATTATCCATTATAACAATAGTTCTCTGTGTGCTTATTTTGTGTGGTTCTTCCAAGTTCAAACATTATTGTCAATGAACAATATCCTAGGTCTGGTTTTAAAGCCCAGTAACGCtacaacaacatacagtagctAGAACTCAGTCAGTGGGTACATTTGGCACAGAattccctcccactcctcccatctgacagagagagattacttGTGACTGTCTCTGTCCAGTTTGATAAGACCATTTGACAAGGCAGCGGAATCCCCCCTTTTGTACAGTCATAATATGCTCAGATCAGGCTGAAAGACCCATGAACTGTGCCACCTGAAGACAGAGACTATTCTATGGACTAAAGGCCATGTAGCCTCAGTGGaggttgctgaggggaggacggctcataataatggctggaatggagcaaacggaatggcatcaaacacatggaaaccatgggtttgatgtatttgataccattccaaatattccgctccagccattaccacgagcccgttctccccaattaaggtgccaccaaccaaCCTCTT
Coding sequences:
- the LOC129851488 gene encoding ATP-dependent RNA helicase DDX19B-like, yielding MSADSWAQAVDEQEAAAESIGSLQIKDKPEENGTANTALATTTTTTTTTTTNTAAASATTPAKTGGEGDKTGEEDDKDDKAAQSLLNKLIRSNLVNTTNQVEVLQRDPNSPLYSVKSFEELRLKPQLLQGVYAMGFNRPSKIQENALPMMLAEPPQNLIAQSQSGTGKTAAFVLAMLSHVDPNNKFPQALCVSPTYELALQTGKVIEQMGKHYSEVKLVYAIRGNKLPRGTQLQEQVVIGTPGTMLDWCLKFKFIDPKKIKVFVLDEADVMIATQGHQDQSIRIQRMLPKQCQMLLFSATFEETVWNFAQRIVPDPNIIKLKREEETLDTIKQYYVLCNSKEEKFMALCNIYGAITIAQAMIFCHTRKTAGWLAGELSREGHQVALLSGEMQVEQRAAVIDRFRDGKEKVLVTTNVCARGIDVEQVSVVINFDLPVDRDGNPDNETYLHRIGRTGRFGKRGLAINMVDSRFSMNVLNKIQDHFNKKIEKLDTDDLDEIEKIAG
- the LOC129851489 gene encoding tubulin beta-6 chain-like, whose amino-acid sequence is MREIVHLQIGQCGNQIGSKFWEVISEEHGISATGMYEGDDPLQLERLNVYFNEANGGKYVPRGLLLDLEPGTMDSVRGSRIGALFRPDNFIHGNSGAGNNWAKGHYTEGAELVDTVIDRVRQESEGCDCLQGFQFVHSLGGGTGSGMGTLIINKIREEYPDRIMTSFSVLPSPKVSDVVVEPYNATLSIHQLLENTDETFCIDNEALYDICFRTLKLTNPTYGDLNHLVCMTMSGVTTSLRFPGQLNADLRKLAVNMVPFPRLHFFMSGFAPLTARGSQKYRTLSVPELTQQMFDARNMMTACDPRRGRYLTVAGMFRGKMSTKEVDEQMLMMQQRNSNYFVDWIPHNCKVSVCDIPPRGLTMASTFIGNNTAIQEIFRRVGDQFSLMFRRKAFLHWYTGEGMDEMEFTEAENNLNDLVSEYQQYQDATADEGWGPEEVSGEKSASPAATRVQSTEVTTMETVTETIETIETIAE